The window tatcactttccagctagcttccctctccccccacttttTATTATGGCAActtttcccttccttctcagtcctgaagaagtgtttattcttttccatagatgctgcctgatctgctgagttcctccagcattctgtgtgtgttgctttggatttccagcaactgcagactttGTCAAGTTTGTTACAGGAAAGACAGGGTTAAATtgtaaagagtgcagaaaagatttatgggAATGTTactaggactagagggcctgaggtATTGGCCAGGCTAAGTCTTTATTCCttgcaatgtaggagaatgaggagcaaCCTTATATGAATTTTCAAAATTAGGAGAGGCATCGATAGGGTGGACGATAACACTCTTTTTCCCTGGGTATAAGAATCCAAAGttagggggcatagatttagggtgagaggggagattTAAAGGGGgcctgaggggcaatttttttcaTGCAGACTGTggtcagtacatggaatgagctgccagaggaagtggttgaggcaggtacaacagtATTGTTCACAATGCACTTGTGTAGGAGTGGCCTGGAGGGATATGGGTAAACAGAGGAAAATGACTAAATGGACaatgtggtcagcatggatttgttgggctgaagggcctgtatccatgctgtattgctctatgaatcTATGCCACTCACTGGCATACTCAGACAAATTACTGTGCCCATTGAACCTGCCAGAAAATCATCGGAGCAGCAGGTCAATGCCACgcaggagaacgtgcaaactctacacagacagcgcTTTAGATCAGCATGAAGCGGGTAGGATACAAGGCGACAGCTCCACCAGCTCTGCCACTGTGCTGACCGGGTGCTTGATGGCTGGTCTGGATTTGGCGGGCCATGCTGTGACACTCCAATGAGGCACCTCAAGAGCTATAAAACACATGGAACTTGTTGCAGCTGACAGTCCGAGCTCTACACAGGTAATGGACGTCACAGTCCAAGAACAATTAACAGCCTGGTCAGTGATATTGTTCTGTTACACTGGCTACAAATTTGGGAACAACATTCggcaatgccttaaaaaggcagtGCCCTTCATTATGAAtcaccatcacccaggtcatgccctcttcttatttctaccatcaggagggaggtactgaagcctgaaggcacacactcagcttctttccctctgtcatcagatcactgaatggacattgaacccatgaacactacctcaatacttttcttcatttctatttttgcactaattttattTAACTatattgtgtatatatatatatatatatatatatatatatgtatgtgtgtgtatgtgtgtgtgtgtctgtacagacacacacagtagttcagtatTTTTCTATTATGctaagacagcaaatttcacgaccttTGCCGGTGATATTAATACTGACTCTTGATTTTGTGCATGGTTGTACAGTAGTTCAAGGGGCCTCAGTGGactgcacacacagacacagcaaCCATCAATACAACCTGATAACAGTATCACAATTCCAATTCGCCCTTTCGCAGACTACACACGTCCCTggacaaatttatttatttagctatTGAGATACCGCATGGAATTGGTGGCCCTTCCAGCCGCACCGCCCagcatcccccaatttaatcccagcccaattacagggcaatttacaatgaaaaattaacctaccagaggaaacccacacggacacgcagagaacatacaaactccttacaggcagcggcacgAATTGAACCCAGGacgcctgcactgtaaagcattgtgccaaccactacgctaTCATGCCACCCTCGCTTTCGTCACCAAAATCCCTCCAAGATCATAACTGAGGTGCGACCCCTACTCCTGCCAATCCCAAGCAATAAGATGTGACGGTAGTAAGATCTTACTCTCTTACCACGTAATAAAGAGATCCACACATTTCAGAATTATGATTAAAACATTAGCAACCAAGAGGTTCTATTTGAGTAATAAATTAGACTTTATTCAAACCACCGATTAGTGCTGTGACAGACATTACTGTAATGTGCCCACTGCACAATTCAACAATGCTTCTTCACTTGGAAGTTAGGGGTAGCATTGCCACCAGAACTCAGGAGGAAGGCGGCTGGCACTGGAACGATGAGCATCCTGTACCCTCGGCATAAATGTTTGCCCTAGTGATAGGGCAGGGGAGGGAGGCGAGTTCCTGCATCGAGGAGGAGGGTGGGGAAGGACTGGATTTACGGTATTCCCTCCCGTGTGCATTACCAGAGGTGAATGTGGCAACACCTTTTACCACGGCGGTGACATGGGCTGTGGGTTCTGAAGGTACGACATCACCACAGCTGAAATCGACAACCTGCAAAGCCAAAGACAGAAGGGACTTGGTGAGGAGCTTACACAAATCAAATCGCACAGCTACCCAGCCCCCTTGACTGCCTAACAACTAATCACTTCACCACTGtgatctgagttggatgatcagccatgatcataataaatggcggtgcaggctcgaaggaccgaatggcctactcctgcacctattttctatgtttcaatatttaACCTTCCCAACCTTCCCTGTTTGAGGCCCACTACAAAACGGCATTTATCAACTTAGCTAGGGAGCAGCATACTGTCCTTTGGAGGAGATAACACTGTCTGCGCTTCAAAAATTCTTCGGCATCTGTATGGTGTTCTGTAATGTCCTGATGTGATAAATTCAGAGGCAGTTGTGGCACAAACTCAGGCTCTATAGCCCACCAATTCTCTGCCAaactgcactcagtggccactttattaaatacacctgtgcgcctgctcattaatgcaaatatccaatcagccaatcatgtggcagcatctcaatatataaaagcacacagacatggtcaagtggttcagatattgttcagaccaaccttcagaatggggaagaaatgtgatctaactgactttgactgattgctggtgccagatggggtggtttgagtatctcagaaactgctgaccaccAGAGatcttcacacacaacagtcaatAAAGTTTACACAGAATAaagtttacacagaatggtgcggAAATACTAAAAACATCTAGTGACTGGCAGTTACGGGGGCGAACCCGCCTTGTTAAtgcaagaggtcagaggagaatggccagatcggttcaagcagacaggatgtgtggagaagagcatctctgaacacccaACTCGTCAAACCTTGGCTGCAGCAAGAGAAGACCACGAACAAACAGAaacacacccagtggccactttattaggaacccaAACCTAGATCAATCCATTTTTATTTCCGCACATTTTCCTCAACTTCCCCAACGTTCTATATTCACCTGCTGATTAGGAGCAATATACAGCAGCTGACTAACCCACACGACTTTGAGAGGCGGGGGGAAACgcactcagtcacagggagaaagtggaATCTCCACCCGGAGATAGCTAAAGGTCTGGATTGAACTGGGTCTCCGGCACTGTGCCATTAATGTggccaggacacgccctcttctcattgctaccatcatgaaaaacatacagaagcctgaagacacacacttaacgattcaggaacagcttcttctcctttgccatcaatttctgaatgggcattgaacccgtgaccactacctcacattttatttctgtttttgcactatttaactaTCTAAAATACATATATAAATTTACTGAAAGTAACAGTTTTTCTCTGtatttttcatgtattgcattgtactgctgccctaaagttaacaattttcacgaCATAAGCTggcgatattaaacttgattctgatgtgGTTAAAAATAATGGATTTCACTCACATGAAACTGCTCATCATCTGTTTGGTGTCTTCCGAACTGCGGGAGTTAGCGAAGCTGATGAAAGAGCAGTACACGGCAATCCAAGCGCAGCATTTCAACTGGGAAAGGAGGAGAGGGCCATTAGAGACTGGACACACTACACGTCACACTCTCAATCCCAAACCAGTGTATAAAAAAACCCACCCCCAGCCCCAGATGATGCCAAATTTGATTGGGAGATTAGAAAAAAAAACCAGCTAAATCCTCTGTTCTGGAACTGTGTATGAAGGCAGCAATGAGTTGACTTGCCTAACACCGTACCTAGGGAGTCGCTCATGGTGACTTGCCTAACACCATTCAGAGGGAGTCGCTCACAATGCAGCCTCTCCACAGGGAACAATGAGCCCATTTCGGGAAAGGGGGAGGAAGAGCAGGACAAGGGATGTGAATACCTTCAACATCAGCCCACACATACTGAAGATCATGCCCAGCAGGTTCATGTAATCAGGCGTCGGGTCCTCCAGCGTTGGATTACTGTCACTGGCGGGCGGCTTGTACCTGCAAGAAAGCAGAATTGTTAGAAGCAAGTGGCAGCCATTCAGCACCCGCcactgagcctgctctgccattcatgaAGTTCAGGGCTAAACCCTGTCCTCACGTCCTGCTTCCGCCTGATCCCATGTCATCCAATTCCCTCAAATGTCTAAAAAACTACTGATTTCAAACAGGAATTAATTTAATGTCAGGGCATCCAGTTCTCTgaagcagagaattccaaagatccataattcactgaagaaAGAAATGTCTTTTCATCTCAGTTCTATATTTTTGTACTGGTTACTCATCcctatctttcagtccagatgaagattCTCAaagtgtccatttccctccataaatgctgcctgacctgctgagttcctccacctttttgtgactttaaattcctgggtgtcactacctCAGAGGACCTGTCAAATTAATATAATcgcgaagaaagcacgacagcatcgctacttcctcaggagactctGGAGGTTTGGTgtatcatcaaaaaccttggcaaacttttaCAGATGTGGTGGAAAGCGTATTCACTAGCTGCATTACGGtctggtgtgggaacaccaatacaattgaatggaaaatcttacaaaaggtagtggatttggcccagtacatcacgggtaaaaccctcccaaccattgagcacatctacatgaaatatccatcaaagatcctcaccacccaggccacgctcttttcttgctgctgccatcaggtagaaggtacaagagcctcaggtctcgcaccaccaggttcaagaacagttactacccctcaaccatcagaccctTGAATAAAAGGGTATAGTTACATTCATTTAAGGACTATTTGATCTTGCTAATTcatgttcattatttattgttatttatttatatctgcatttgcagtttgttgtccattgatcctgtttacagttactgttctatagatttgttgctaaatatgcccgcagaaaatgaatctcaggttgcatgtggtgacatgtgtgtagtctgataataaatgttactttgaatttttgtgtgttgcttcagattccagaatctgcagaatcccaTGCCCACAAACTATCAAATATTTGTTTGACTTTAACAAGTGGCTGTTTCATTTTTCAACCCAAATGAACCTTATCCTTTGCTACATTATATCCCACCTGTGAAATCCACGCTCATTCACTTCGCCTGTCTATAAAGCGTGACATCTCTCTGCATCACTCACAGACACATCACTTTAAATTATCAAAAAAACTTGGGTATGTTACATTCTATCCCTTCATCTCCATCAGTGATCTTCACTGTGACCAGCACTGACCTCTGTGGCATCTGACTAGACACAGATCCCAACATACTGCAGTCCAGGTGTAATAGGACGGcagggtagcgtagtggttagcacaacgctttacagtacccgCGACCCGGGCTCAATTCCCACTGGTCTGTAAGGAatgtctccctgtgaccgcgtgggtttcctccaggtgctccagtttcctcccacggtccaaagatgtaccaatcggtctttgtaaattgtcccgtgattcggCTAGGGTTCAGTCGGGGACTGCTGTgaggtgtggctcaaagggcctgttccacactgtatctcaataaataaacataaaAAAGACCTTTTTGTTTTCCATCTGCTAGTTCGTTCTCAGTCCATGGAAGGATTCCCTCCTCGATCCAATGCGCTCTTATTATGCTTAATAATCCCGAGAATGGCTCTTTGCAGAAGACCTACTGGAAATCCAGGAACACCTCAGCAGTTGGCTTGCCCAGGCCTACAGGTAGTATCTTTATAGTCGCAACTCAGAAAGCGCCAGGACAGCGTAGCAGTCAGTGAGACACTACTACAGCTCGGGACatcgaagttcagagttcaaccccggcgacctctgtaaggagtctctgtacgtccgcCCTGTGGAGTGCGTGGGTTTTcctcgggtgctccagtttcctcccacagtccaaaggtgtaccaggtaGGTAGGTAAATTCTCCCATGATTGGGGTAGGGGTAGGGTTAAAGcagtgttgctgggtggtgtgacttGAAGCGCTGGAAGGATctattctgcactgcatctcttCGTAAAATACACGTTTCTCAACTGGGGTGATGCAGCTGCAGTGCTACTGCCTCACCTTCTGTGATTTGATCTTTTGTGTTGTCAGTCTCCAGTTcacatgttcttcctgtgaccacatggatttctctCACCCTCCATGTAAATTCATGGGTTACCTCACAGCCTTAAACTGCCCCCCAGCATAGGTAGAGGCCTGGAGATTTGGGGGGTTGATTTGATGGGCATGTGATTGAGAATAGTGCAGGGAAATTAAGTGGGAGAGTAAGATTGCTCTCAGAAGCGGCAGATTTGAAGGGCTATGTTGTCAGGAGATACAAATCCGACATTGTACTGAAGTACCTGGCACTCCAAACCCATATTTTGCCAGGATTAAGCAAACTCACTGACAAATCGTCACTCCTAGTGGCGAGGTGAGTACTAAAATCCTGGGAGAGAACGGTCAGCACCGAGACGATGGGCCTGTTTCTCTCTGCATTTCTCAATGCTTTTAGCTTTGTTCCCATGtatccatgctgacttttgctAATCCTGataatacagaatagcaatggcgaaagcaGCTTTCCAAAagatgaagaccatattaacagacagaaagatgagcacgtacactaaaaacagaatactgcagtgctacatttattttgtcctgacttatggaagtgaatgctggaccatttccccagcaatggaaaagagactagaagcagctgaattatggttctacaggagaatgttaaaaatatcatggaccacacacacatcaaatgaagaagttctcggaagagcccaagcagttcgatcactcataccaacaataagagaaagacaactcagattgctaggacacatcatgcggaaagatgaactggaaaaactcatactctctggaaagattgaggggagcaaacctagaggaagacctcggcttatgtacaacaaaagcatagccaggtggctacacatcaagaaaatggaagtcatccaaaaaacgaagcatagatctatatggaaaccatggtcaccaaagtctgcattggatatggtacctagacagttAGATATTGTCCAAGTGTCTTTATGCTCCCTACTTCGGAAGGGGTGGGGGTGTGTAATCCCATCGCCGTCTCATTCATTCTGTCCGTCTCCAAACATTCTGCTCTCTCGGCCCGACCCCGTACACctgactctcccctcactcccggACCCAAGACCCCAGTTGTCCACACCCCTGTCTCTCCAGTTCCCTTCTCACCGGACTCCAAACACCCGGCTCTTTCTCTCTCCCGACCTCAGAACCACACACACgggtccctctctttctctgtacACCAGGCaccacacacctctctctctctctgtgcaccAGGCACCACACACACGGGTCCCCCCTCTCTTTCTATACACCAGGCACCACacacctctctctttctctgtacaCCAGGCACCACACACACgggtccccctctctctctctgtacaccAGGCACCACACACACgggcccccctctctctctgtacaccAGGCACCACACACACgggcccctctctctctctctatacacCAGGCACCACACACAcgggtccctctctctctctctgtacaccAGGCACCACACACACgggcccccctctctctctgtacaccAGGCACCACACACAcgggtccctctctctctctgtacaccAGGCACCACACACACgggcccctctctctctctgtacaccCGGCaccacacacctctctctctctctatacacCCGGCACCACACACACgggcccctctctctctctgtacaccAGGCACCACACACACgggcccccctctctctctgtacaccAGGCACCACACACAcgggtccctctctctctctgtacaccCGGCaccacacacctctctctctctctatacacCCGGCACCACACACACgggcccctctctctctctctatacacCAGGCACCACacacctctctctttctctgtacaCCAGGCACCACACACACgggcccccctctctctctgtacaccAGGCACCACACACACgggtcccctctctctctctgtacaccAGGCACCACACACACgggcccctctctctctctctgtacaccAGGCACCACACACACgggtcccctctctctctctgtacaccAGGCACCACACACACgggcccctctctctctctgtacaccAGGCACCACACACACgggcccccctctctctctgtgcacCAGGCACCACACACACGGGCCCCCCTCTCTCTGTACACCAGGCACCACACACAC of the Mobula birostris isolate sMobBir1 chromosome 32, sMobBir1.hap1, whole genome shotgun sequence genome contains:
- the wdr83os gene encoding PAT complex subunit Asterix: MADPRRPNKILRYKPPASDSNPTLEDPTPDYMNLLGMIFSMCGLMLKLKCCAWIAVYCSFISFANSRSSEDTKQMMSSFMLSISAVVMSYLQNPQPMSPPW